One Yoonia sp. BS5-3 genomic window carries:
- a CDS encoding LysR family transcriptional regulator, which yields MHIEFRHLRTIKAIHDTGGLAKAADQLNITQSALSHQIKGIEDQAGVELFVRRSKPLKLSAAGMKMLAAAEEILPRVAALETEFSGLIAGSAGRLHIAIECHACFEWLFPVLEQFRKAWPEVDVDIRPGLAFDALPALRKEEVDLVVTSDPEPSPDTDYTPLFDYEPVFVASSTHPLAQKDFVEAADFRGETLITYPVEPARLDVFSQLLTPARIEPAAVRQVELTAVILLLVASNRGVAVLPDWVVRQVRYNSDYVTRPLTADGITRRLYAATRSDETSLPFMAHLTRLARQEAVKLQRH from the coding sequence ATGCATATTGAGTTTCGCCATCTACGCACGATCAAAGCCATCCATGATACCGGTGGTTTGGCCAAGGCTGCCGATCAGCTGAATATCACGCAGTCAGCTTTATCCCACCAAATCAAAGGGATAGAGGATCAGGCAGGGGTCGAACTTTTTGTGCGCCGCTCAAAGCCGCTGAAACTGTCAGCGGCGGGTATGAAAATGCTGGCCGCAGCAGAAGAGATTTTGCCCCGGGTTGCCGCCCTTGAGACTGAATTTTCAGGGTTGATCGCGGGCAGCGCTGGCCGGTTGCATATCGCCATTGAGTGCCATGCCTGTTTTGAGTGGCTTTTCCCGGTGCTTGAGCAGTTTCGCAAAGCCTGGCCCGAGGTCGATGTCGACATTCGCCCTGGTCTTGCCTTTGACGCACTGCCGGCGCTTCGCAAGGAAGAGGTCGATTTGGTCGTCACCTCGGACCCCGAGCCGTCACCGGACACTGATTACACGCCGCTTTTTGATTATGAACCCGTTTTTGTGGCCTCGTCGACGCATCCGCTGGCCCAAAAAGACTTTGTCGAGGCCGCTGATTTTCGCGGCGAGACCTTGATCACCTACCCGGTAGAACCCGCACGCCTTGATGTTTTTTCGCAGCTTTTGACGCCCGCCCGTATTGAACCGGCCGCTGTGCGTCAGGTGGAACTGACAGCCGTGATCCTGCTGCTGGTTGCGTCTAATCGCGGTGTTGCGGTGTTACCTGACTGGGTGGTCCGGCAGGTGCGCTATAATTCGGACTATGTGACCCGGCCCCTAACCGCTGATGGGATTACCCGGCGGCTTTATGCGGCGACCCGCAGCGATGAGACCAGCCTGCCATTCATGGCCCATTTGACGCGGCTTGCACGACAAGAGGCCGTGAAACTGCAACGTCATTGA
- the metF gene encoding methylenetetrahydrofolate reductase [NAD(P)H], with translation MSTPSISFEFFPPKSLEGSFRLWDCVNTLAPLDPSFVSVTYGAGGTTRKLTHEAVGTIHRTSGLKVAAHLTCVDATKAETLEIAEGYAKEGVRDIVALRGDAPKGASKFTPHPEGFESSVALIEALSDTGNFNIRVGAYPEKHPDAADQAADIAFLKRKIDAGASSAITQFFFEADTFFRFRDACVKAGIDAPIIPGILPIENWKGTQKFAAQCGTHIPQIIRDAFDNADRDGNKELLATALATELCDELIQGGVNHLHFYTLNRPELTRDVCHAFGITPKGQLQNVA, from the coding sequence ATGTCTACACCGTCCATTTCATTCGAATTCTTCCCGCCCAAATCACTGGAAGGATCTTTTCGGCTTTGGGACTGCGTGAACACGCTGGCGCCGCTTGACCCCAGCTTTGTCTCGGTGACCTATGGTGCGGGCGGCACGACACGCAAACTGACGCATGAGGCCGTCGGCACGATCCACCGGACCAGCGGCCTGAAAGTTGCGGCGCATTTGACATGCGTTGACGCGACCAAGGCAGAAACACTTGAGATTGCAGAAGGTTATGCCAAAGAAGGTGTGCGCGATATCGTGGCCCTGCGCGGCGATGCCCCCAAAGGCGCCAGCAAATTCACCCCGCATCCGGAGGGCTTTGAATCATCCGTCGCGCTGATCGAAGCGCTTTCTGACACCGGGAATTTCAACATCCGCGTCGGCGCCTACCCGGAAAAGCACCCCGATGCTGCCGACCAAGCCGCCGATATCGCGTTCCTGAAGCGCAAGATCGATGCAGGCGCCAGTTCGGCGATCACACAGTTTTTCTTTGAGGCTGACACGTTTTTCCGGTTCCGCGATGCGTGCGTCAAAGCCGGGATCGATGCGCCGATTATTCCGGGCATCCTGCCCATCGAAAACTGGAAGGGCACACAGAAATTCGCGGCACAATGCGGCACGCATATCCCGCAGATCATACGCGACGCCTTTGACAACGCAGACCGCGATGGCAACAAAGAATTGCTGGCCACAGCGCTTGCGACTGAGCTGTGCGATGAACTGATCCAAGGCGGCGTGAATCACCTGCATTTCTACACGCTCAACCGCCCCGAGCTGACCCGCGATGTCTGCCATGCCTTTGGAATCACGCCAAAAGGCCAGTTGCAAAACGTCGCCTAA
- a CDS encoding inositol monophosphatase family protein has protein sequence MAGSANLNVMMKTARKAGRALLKDFGEVENLQVSAKGPGDFVSRADRTAEQTIREDLMHARPTYGFLGEEGKEIDGDDPTRRWIVDPLDGTTNFLHGLPHWAVSIALEHKGQIVAGVIYDPVKDEMFYAEKGGGSWLNEGRLRVSSRNRMIESIFATGLPFAGRSDLPETLQDLARILPACAGVRRFGAAALDLAYVAAGRYDGFWERRLNIWDIAAGIIILREAGGMIEPLNPEGDIMDDGALICANEPIFDSFAKVIRQN, from the coding sequence ATGGCTGGCAGTGCAAATCTGAACGTGATGATGAAAACGGCGCGCAAGGCGGGCCGCGCGTTGCTGAAGGACTTTGGCGAGGTTGAGAACCTGCAGGTCAGCGCCAAAGGCCCCGGTGATTTCGTCAGCCGTGCTGACCGCACGGCCGAACAGACCATCCGCGAAGATCTGATGCATGCCCGCCCGACCTACGGGTTTCTGGGCGAAGAGGGTAAAGAGATTGACGGTGATGACCCGACCCGCCGCTGGATTGTCGATCCGCTTGATGGCACCACGAATTTCCTACACGGCCTGCCGCATTGGGCCGTTTCGATCGCGTTGGAACATAAGGGCCAGATTGTCGCTGGCGTTATCTATGACCCCGTAAAGGATGAGATGTTCTACGCCGAAAAAGGTGGTGGTTCCTGGCTCAACGAAGGCCGTTTGCGCGTTTCAAGCCGCAATCGCATGATCGAGTCCATCTTTGCGACGGGCCTGCCATTTGCGGGCCGTTCTGATTTGCCTGAAACGCTTCAGGATCTGGCCCGTATCTTGCCCGCCTGCGCAGGTGTGCGCCGTTTTGGGGCGGCGGCCTTGGATTTGGCCTATGTGGCCGCTGGCCGCTATGATGGCTTTTGGGAACGCCGTTTGAACATCTGGGATATTGCTGCAGGTATCATCATCCTGCGCGAGGCTGGCGGGATGATTGAGCCACTAAACCCTGAGGGCGATATCATGGATGACGGTGCGCTTATCTGCGCGAATGAGCCGATCTTTGACAGTTTCGCCAAGGTGATCCGCCAAAACTGA
- the putA gene encoding bifunctional proline dehydrogenase/L-glutamate gamma-semialdehyde dehydrogenase PutA gives MSHHDTNRLSAQMDAATYLDEATAIAELRNAANLSTADRDRISTRAATLIRDIRSSGTPGLMEVFLAEYGLSTDEGIALMCLAEALLRVPDTETIDALIEDKIAPSDWGKHLGHSSSSLVNASTWALLLTGRVLEETKPGLAGALRGAVKRLGEPVIRTAVARAMREMGRQFVLGEDIHKAMKRAEGMQAKGFTYSYDMLGEAARTEADARGYHLAYSRAISVIADHCVHESVAENPGISVKLSALHPRYELAQRARVMAELVPRVRALAMLAKSAGMGFNIDAEEADRLSLSLEVIGAVLCDPALAGWDGFGVVVQAYGQRAPLVIDHLHALATRLDRKIMVRLVKGAYWDAEIKRAQVEGIDGFPVFTRKSHTDISYIANARKLLGLTDRIYPQFATHNAHTVAAILDLAAQVGRTPADYEFQRLHGMGEALHTIILQSEQTRCRIYAPVGAHEDLLAYLVRRLLENGANSSFVNQIVDDQIPPETIAACPFDQAQSNCPLPTGPALFQPQRINAKGWDLSHLPTLATIDKSRAAFLPYQWQAAPILATDTGDGPTQQVVNPARPDDIVGQVQCATMQDVDTALAAAQPWDDSAVHRARILNAAADAYEAHAPELFALLAREAGKCLPDVVAELREAVDFLRYYAAGAPQDHPPRGIWTCISPWNFPLAIFTGQIAAALATGNAVLAKPAGQTPLIAARAVQLLHGAGVPRTALQLLPGEGDIGAALCADRRIAGVAFTGSTATALRIRQSMAAHCAPGTPLIAETGGLNAMIVDSTALPEHAVRDIINSAFRSAGQRCSALRCLYVQDDIADKLCEMLFGAMDELALGDPWDLSTDLGPVIDDAAFQSITDHIETARNEGRIIHQIDTAPRPGFVPPTAIRVDSIADMKQEVFGPVLHIATFRATEIEQVIASINATGYGLTCGLHTRIDDRVQMIVEQVHAGNIYVNRDQIGAVVGSQPFGGEGLSGTGPKAGGPHYLARFVVQDNPQVAGSWTGEADIAKLQKQLRVAQHPAPTQPTDLPGPTGESNRHSLHARGPILCLGPGEAAADAQRDAVTQLGGIGISAGGVLSPDTLQTLSPIAGVLWWGDAATAQQIETALSQRHGPIIPLITTAPDTAHVLHERHICIDTTAAGGNAELLARSAIETSA, from the coding sequence ATGTCGCATCACGATACCAACCGCCTTTCTGCGCAAATGGACGCTGCAACCTATCTGGATGAGGCCACGGCCATCGCCGAACTCCGAAACGCCGCAAACCTGTCAACCGCCGACCGCGACCGCATCAGCACCCGTGCCGCCACCTTGATCCGCGATATTCGCAGCAGCGGCACCCCCGGCCTGATGGAGGTGTTTTTGGCCGAATACGGTCTGTCCACCGACGAAGGCATCGCCTTGATGTGTCTAGCCGAGGCGCTTTTGCGCGTTCCTGATACCGAAACCATCGACGCCCTGATCGAAGACAAGATCGCCCCATCCGATTGGGGAAAGCATCTTGGGCATTCTTCCTCCTCGCTGGTCAATGCCTCGACCTGGGCTTTGCTGCTAACCGGCCGCGTACTGGAAGAAACCAAGCCCGGTTTGGCAGGCGCTTTGCGCGGCGCGGTCAAACGTCTGGGCGAACCTGTGATCCGCACTGCGGTTGCCCGCGCCATGCGCGAGATGGGCCGCCAGTTTGTGCTGGGTGAGGATATTCACAAGGCCATGAAACGGGCTGAGGGGATGCAGGCCAAGGGGTTCACCTATAGCTATGATATGCTGGGCGAAGCTGCCCGCACAGAGGCCGATGCCCGCGGCTACCATCTGGCCTATTCGCGGGCCATCAGCGTGATTGCCGATCACTGCGTGCATGAAAGCGTCGCCGAGAACCCCGGCATTTCGGTCAAGCTATCCGCCCTGCATCCCCGTTATGAGCTGGCCCAGCGCGCCCGTGTCATGGCCGAGCTTGTCCCCCGTGTCCGCGCGTTGGCCATGCTGGCCAAATCTGCGGGCATGGGTTTTAACATCGACGCCGAAGAGGCTGACCGCCTGTCCCTTTCGCTTGAGGTCATCGGCGCCGTGCTTTGTGACCCTGCCCTTGCCGGTTGGGACGGGTTTGGCGTTGTCGTGCAGGCATATGGGCAGCGCGCCCCGCTTGTCATCGATCATCTTCATGCGCTTGCAACCCGGCTGGATCGCAAGATCATGGTGCGCCTTGTCAAAGGCGCCTATTGGGATGCCGAGATCAAGCGCGCTCAGGTCGAAGGGATTGATGGCTTTCCGGTTTTCACCCGTAAATCGCATACTGATATCAGCTACATCGCCAATGCTCGCAAATTGCTGGGCCTAACCGACCGGATTTACCCCCAATTTGCGACCCATAACGCCCATACGGTCGCAGCGATCCTTGATCTGGCCGCGCAGGTGGGCCGCACGCCTGCCGATTACGAATTCCAGCGGCTGCATGGCATGGGCGAGGCTTTGCATACGATCATCCTGCAATCCGAACAGACCCGCTGCCGCATCTACGCCCCCGTTGGTGCCCATGAAGATCTGCTGGCCTATCTGGTCCGCCGTTTGCTTGAGAACGGCGCGAATTCCAGTTTCGTCAATCAGATTGTCGATGATCAGATCCCGCCCGAAACCATCGCAGCTTGCCCGTTTGATCAGGCCCAATCCAATTGCCCCCTCCCCACTGGCCCCGCGCTTTTTCAACCGCAGCGGATTAATGCAAAAGGTTGGGATCTAAGCCACCTGCCGACCCTTGCCACCATCGACAAAAGCCGCGCTGCGTTCCTGCCCTATCAATGGCAGGCTGCGCCGATCCTTGCCACCGACACCGGCGATGGCCCCACCCAGCAGGTCGTCAATCCAGCCCGCCCCGATGACATCGTCGGACAGGTCCAATGCGCGACGATGCAAGACGTTGACACCGCATTGGCCGCTGCCCAGCCTTGGGATGACAGCGCGGTGCACCGGGCGCGTATCCTGAACGCCGCAGCAGACGCCTATGAGGCACATGCCCCTGAGTTGTTTGCGCTTCTCGCGCGTGAGGCGGGCAAATGCCTGCCCGATGTGGTCGCCGAGCTGCGCGAGGCGGTAGATTTTCTGCGCTATTACGCAGCTGGCGCGCCGCAGGACCATCCCCCGCGCGGGATTTGGACCTGCATCAGCCCCTGGAATTTTCCATTGGCGATTTTCACCGGCCAAATTGCCGCCGCCCTGGCAACCGGCAATGCGGTGCTGGCCAAACCAGCGGGCCAGACGCCACTGATCGCGGCCCGTGCTGTCCAGCTCTTGCATGGGGCTGGCGTGCCGCGCACAGCGCTGCAACTATTGCCCGGCGAAGGCGATATCGGCGCCGCACTTTGTGCAGACCGGCGCATTGCCGGAGTTGCCTTTACCGGCTCGACCGCCACCGCCCTGCGCATCCGGCAAAGCATGGCAGCCCATTGCGCGCCCGGCACGCCCTTGATTGCCGAAACAGGCGGTTTGAATGCGATGATCGTCGACAGCACCGCCCTGCCCGAACATGCGGTGCGCGATATTATCAACAGCGCTTTCCGATCTGCCGGGCAGCGCTGTTCGGCGCTGCGCTGTCTTTATGTGCAAGACGATATTGCAGATAAGCTTTGCGAAATGCTGTTCGGTGCGATGGATGAACTGGCCCTTGGCGATCCATGGGACCTGTCCACCGATCTGGGGCCCGTGATTGATGATGCGGCCTTCCAATCGATCACAGATCATATTGAGACCGCCCGCAATGAAGGTCGGATCATCCATCAAATAGATACGGCCCCGCGCCCGGGCTTTGTCCCGCCAACAGCGATCCGGGTCGATAGCATTGCCGACATGAAACAAGAGGTCTTCGGCCCGGTCCTGCATATCGCCACCTTTCGCGCGACCGAGATTGAGCAGGTCATCGCATCCATCAACGCCACCGGCTATGGGCTGACATGCGGGCTGCACACGCGGATTGATGACCGCGTGCAGATGATCGTTGAACAGGTCCATGCGGGAAATATCTATGTAAATCGCGACCAGATCGGTGCGGTTGTGGGCAGCCAACCCTTTGGCGGCGAGGGGCTTTCCGGCACTGGCCCAAAGGCCGGCGGACCCCACTATCTGGCCCGCTTTGTCGTGCAGGACAATCCGCAAGTTGCAGGCTCATGGACGGGCGAAGCTGACATCGCCAAGCTGCAAAAGCAGCTGCGCGTCGCACAGCACCCTGCCCCAACACAGCCCACGGACCTGCCCGGGCCAACCGGCGAATCCAACCGGCACAGCCTGCATGCGCGTGGGCCGATCCTTTGCCTGGGTCCCGGAGAGGCGGCCGCAGATGCGCAGCGCGATGCAGTCACACAGCTTGGCGGGATCGGGATCAGCGCAGGCGGCGTATTGTCCCCCGATACCCTGCAGACGCTTTCGCCGATCGCCGGCGTGCTTTGGTGGGGCGATGCCGCGACAGCGCAGCAGATCGAAACCGCCCTTAGCCAGCGGCACGGGCCGATCATCCCGCTGATCACCACCGCGCCCGATACCGCGCATGTTCTGCATGAGCGACATATTTGCATCGACACCACTGCCGCCGGAGGAAACGCAGAATTGCTTGCGCGCAGCGCAATTGAGACAAGTGCTTGA
- a CDS encoding PaaI family thioesterase: MFTAKSPADLPDQATVLSLSGLEFMQAMLRGEIARPPISALLNYQLDSVAPGKVVFRGTPEFVHSNPLSGVHGGWYGTLLDSCMACAVMTKVPKGAIYTTLEYKVNLTRAIPLGTEILASGVIDHAGRSTGVAHGEIRGASDGKLYATGSTTCLIMQIASA; encoded by the coding sequence ATGTTCACCGCCAAATCCCCCGCTGATTTACCAGATCAAGCAACCGTCTTGTCACTATCTGGGCTGGAATTCATGCAAGCCATGCTGCGCGGGGAAATCGCGCGGCCGCCCATCTCGGCCCTGCTCAATTACCAATTGGACAGTGTCGCGCCGGGCAAAGTCGTCTTTCGGGGCACCCCGGAATTTGTACATAGCAACCCGCTGAGCGGCGTGCATGGCGGCTGGTACGGCACGTTGCTTGACAGTTGCATGGCCTGCGCGGTGATGACAAAGGTACCCAAGGGCGCCATCTATACGACATTGGAATATAAGGTAAATCTGACCCGTGCGATCCCCTTGGGGACCGAAATCCTGGCAAGCGGCGTGATTGACCACGCTGGACGCTCAACCGGCGTCGCGCATGGAGAAATCCGCGGGGCGAGCGACGGCAAACTTTACGCCACCGGATCAACCACCTGTTTGATCATGCAGATTGCGAGCGCTTAA
- a CDS encoding rhomboid family intramembrane serine protease, translating to MLPIRDHNPSERTPYVTLTLIVVNVAIFLWGIAFVQNDQALGQLYYDYALIPLRLSHGENYPALITSIFLHGGFMHLAGNMLFLWIFGDNLEEEMGHLPFLLFYVICGVLASLVQFSAAPTSPIPTVGASGAIAGVMGGYLLLFPKARVDIFVFFIVFFRIFPIPAWLMLGLWFALQLFNGFSVDVSGGGVAYWAHAGGFVIGFIASIPLWIKRGSTAFWKRTEGHPPHPETVYARSNVPLVRR from the coding sequence ATGTTACCGATCCGAGATCATAACCCGTCCGAGCGCACCCCTTATGTCACCCTCACGCTGATTGTGGTGAATGTGGCGATCTTCCTGTGGGGGATTGCTTTTGTGCAAAATGACCAAGCGCTTGGGCAGCTTTACTATGACTACGCGCTGATCCCGTTGCGCCTGTCCCATGGGGAAAACTACCCCGCTTTGATTACATCAATTTTCCTGCACGGGGGCTTTATGCACCTGGCTGGGAATATGCTGTTTTTATGGATTTTCGGTGACAATCTGGAAGAGGAAATGGGCCATCTGCCATTTCTGCTTTTCTATGTGATCTGCGGTGTACTGGCGAGCCTGGTGCAGTTTTCTGCAGCGCCCACATCGCCGATCCCAACGGTTGGCGCATCAGGCGCAATTGCGGGGGTGATGGGCGGCTATCTGCTGCTATTCCCCAAAGCGCGGGTCGATATTTTTGTGTTTTTCATCGTCTTTTTCCGCATCTTCCCGATCCCTGCATGGCTTATGCTGGGGCTGTGGTTTGCACTGCAACTGTTCAACGGGTTCTCGGTGGATGTCTCGGGCGGGGGCGTGGCCTATTGGGCGCATGCGGGCGGCTTTGTCATCGGATTTATCGCATCCATACCGCTTTGGATCAAACGCGGCAGCACCGCCTTTTGGAAACGCACCGAAGGGCACCCGCCGCATCCCGAAACGGTTTACGCGCGCAGCAATGTGCCCCTGGTACGGCGCTAA
- a CDS encoding EAL domain-containing protein: MHRGQLNYFLHQTQIAGHISGRDVAKRVATAMMMVMVCYLAGFERAALITGAIVIAIECTTYPLNKRASQFDKPLGVMLATAVFALNWATTLPFLAFSVILSNSDNLPFILAGYLWIFGILVHISNTFGQLPFYNWSQMMPAFGTTFWMFENLSTNPAHQSSNLEWAVVAALCVVYIVNTFDTMNRQKDTNRALERAREEANLRLMELERLSRYDALTDLMNRRAFDEIVESLMRQHADKLGVTVFLMDLDGFKPINDSYSHSAGDAVLCTIAQRLRKLVGKDGHVARLGGDEFAVVKTDFMTSEQAKHFGEYLLAVIDRPIPFEQKMLQVSASIGIARQGADTADLATLMSGADQAMFSAKNDANHDAVIFDKAAFPVRASLDDRKVLVDAMRNGEIVPFYQPKIALESKRIIGFEALSRWQHPERGILSPAAFLPQINELGLQGEFTLHTAERVLSDLDDLVRDGLDPGQVSINVSETTLATVSGHNDLLAQIDLYPHLRRHLTFEITEDIFIARSSDIIQRSIANFREAGVRISLDDFGTGFASFQHLKDLEFDELKLDTGFVRDLGVDPAAHVLVEGLLTIGEGLGVVVVAEGVETPQQEQMLTEMGCSIVQGYLYGMAAPISETKLRLTVEGYRYPADHQRQHGAFNDVAVSRPLVVQAASNGP; this comes from the coding sequence ATGCATCGTGGTCAGTTAAACTATTTTTTGCATCAAACGCAGATCGCCGGGCATATCTCGGGGCGTGATGTCGCCAAGCGGGTCGCGACAGCCATGATGATGGTGATGGTCTGCTACCTGGCCGGGTTTGAACGGGCCGCGTTGATCACTGGTGCCATCGTGATCGCGATTGAGTGTACGACATACCCACTCAATAAAAGGGCCAGCCAATTTGACAAACCGCTTGGCGTCATGCTGGCGACGGCGGTCTTTGCTCTGAATTGGGCAACGACGCTGCCTTTTTTGGCGTTCTCGGTCATCCTGTCCAACAGTGACAATCTGCCGTTTATCTTGGCCGGATATCTTTGGATATTTGGTATCTTGGTCCATATCAGCAACACATTCGGGCAATTGCCATTCTACAACTGGTCCCAAATGATGCCCGCATTCGGAACGACGTTCTGGATGTTTGAAAACCTTTCCACAAACCCGGCCCATCAATCCAGCAATCTGGAATGGGCTGTGGTTGCAGCGCTTTGCGTTGTCTATATCGTCAATACATTCGATACGATGAACCGGCAGAAAGACACCAACCGCGCCCTGGAAAGGGCCCGCGAGGAAGCCAATTTGCGCCTGATGGAGCTTGAGCGTTTGTCACGATACGACGCGCTCACCGATCTGATGAACAGGCGGGCTTTTGATGAAATTGTCGAAAGCCTCATGCGGCAACATGCCGATAAGCTGGGCGTGACCGTATTCTTAATGGATCTGGACGGGTTCAAGCCGATCAATGACAGCTACAGCCATTCCGCTGGGGACGCGGTGCTTTGCACCATCGCGCAAAGGCTGCGCAAACTTGTCGGCAAAGATGGGCATGTCGCGCGGCTTGGCGGTGATGAGTTTGCGGTTGTGAAGACTGATTTTATGACCTCCGAACAAGCCAAACACTTTGGCGAATACCTTCTTGCCGTGATCGACCGGCCTATTCCGTTTGAACAAAAAATGCTGCAGGTCAGTGCCAGTATCGGGATCGCCCGCCAGGGCGCGGACACCGCCGATTTGGCGACATTAATGTCTGGCGCAGATCAGGCCATGTTTTCGGCCAAGAATGACGCAAATCACGACGCCGTCATTTTTGACAAAGCGGCATTCCCGGTGCGGGCCAGCCTTGATGACCGCAAGGTTCTGGTCGACGCTATGCGCAACGGCGAAATCGTACCCTTCTATCAACCCAAAATCGCGCTGGAAAGCAAACGGATCATCGGGTTTGAGGCCCTTTCTCGCTGGCAACATCCTGAACGCGGCATCCTCTCGCCTGCCGCATTTCTTCCCCAAATCAATGAGTTAGGGCTGCAGGGCGAATTCACGCTGCACACCGCCGAACGCGTGCTCAGCGATCTAGATGATCTTGTTCGCGACGGGCTTGATCCGGGTCAGGTTTCAATCAACGTGTCGGAGACGACACTGGCGACAGTTTCAGGTCACAATGATCTTCTGGCGCAAATCGACCTTTACCCGCATTTGCGGCGACATCTGACATTCGAAATTACCGAAGATATCTTTATCGCCCGATCCAGCGATATCATTCAACGATCAATCGCCAATTTCAGAGAAGCGGGCGTGCGGATTTCACTTGATGACTTTGGAACCGGATTTGCGTCTTTCCAGCATCTCAAAGATCTGGAATTCGATGAACTCAAACTCGATACAGGTTTTGTACGTGATCTTGGCGTTGACCCTGCGGCGCACGTGCTTGTTGAAGGGCTTCTGACAATCGGGGAAGGTCTTGGCGTTGTTGTTGTGGCAGAAGGGGTCGAAACCCCGCAGCAGGAACAGATGTTGACCGAAATGGGGTGCAGCATCGTTCAAGGTTATCTATACGGCATGGCCGCACCAATCTCTGAGACAAAACTGCGTTTGACAGTCGAAGGTTACAGGTATCCGGCCGATCACCAGCGGCAACATGGCGCGTTCAATGACGTTGCAGTTTCACGGCCTCTTGTCGTGCAAGCCGCGTCAAATGGGCCATGA
- a CDS encoding DUF4440 domain-containing protein, with the protein MLSPDALLSTLTDLETGVWQALVDGDAAADAASLDDGFLGVYCDGFAGKSDHVRQLDGGPTIVFFSLSQHHVLPLGDAHTVLSYRADFTRVGSDAAEAMYVSSIWKVSGQSWVNVFSQDTAVIL; encoded by the coding sequence GTGTTGTCACCCGACGCATTGCTATCAACCCTCACAGATCTGGAAACAGGTGTTTGGCAGGCCTTGGTTGACGGGGATGCCGCAGCCGATGCGGCCAGCCTCGATGACGGTTTTCTGGGGGTCTATTGTGATGGTTTTGCGGGCAAATCCGATCATGTCCGTCAATTGGATGGTGGCCCCACGATCGTGTTTTTCTCTTTGTCGCAGCACCACGTGTTGCCGCTTGGAGATGCGCACACAGTGCTGTCCTATCGCGCTGATTTCACGCGTGTTGGCAGCGATGCGGCCGAAGCGATGTATGTCAGCTCAATTTGGAAGGTCAGCGGCCAGAGCTGGGTAAATGTTTTCAGCCAGGACACAGCTGTGATCCTTTAA
- a CDS encoding DUF2235 domain-containing protein produces the protein MPLRDWLLGLFGRRARTEEGGGRKRGPATHVVILDGTMSSLEPGRETNAGLTFKLLREVGRSANLTVYYEAGIQWRDWRSTWDVMTGKGINRQIKRAYGVLASRYRPGDQIVLIGYSRGAYAVRSLAGVIDLVGLVRADCATVRAVRQAYRHYKIGARGATAQDFRDIYCHPDVQIEAVAVWDTVKALGLRLPIAWRWVQSQHNFHNHSLGSHIRNGFHAVAVNERREAYAPVMWDCPPGWSGNMEQVWFRGNHADVGGQVGDFPDARPLSNIPLVWMLDRLSACGVPLPDDWRGRFPQDVNAPSIGNWHGWAKIFLSRRKRIIGRDMSERLHDTVADLDSPKRGFSSIVARLSSAEQ, from the coding sequence ATGCCGCTGCGTGACTGGCTATTAGGTCTTTTCGGGCGCCGCGCGCGGACCGAAGAAGGCGGGGGGCGCAAACGGGGCCCGGCCACGCATGTTGTCATTCTGGATGGAACGATGTCCTCGCTTGAGCCGGGGCGGGAAACCAATGCCGGGCTGACATTTAAGCTGCTGCGCGAGGTCGGGCGCAGCGCAAACCTGACTGTCTATTACGAGGCGGGCATCCAATGGCGCGACTGGCGCAGTACGTGGGATGTCATGACGGGAAAAGGGATCAACAGGCAGATCAAGCGTGCTTATGGTGTTTTGGCCTCGCGCTATCGGCCCGGGGACCAGATCGTTTTGATCGGCTATTCGCGGGGGGCTTATGCCGTTCGTTCCCTCGCAGGGGTCATTGATCTGGTTGGGCTGGTTCGGGCCGACTGCGCGACCGTGCGTGCCGTCCGCCAGGCCTATCGCCATTACAAAATCGGCGCGCGCGGCGCGACGGCGCAGGATTTTCGCGATATTTACTGCCACCCCGATGTCCAGATTGAGGCTGTGGCCGTTTGGGACACAGTCAAAGCGCTGGGGCTGCGCCTGCCGATTGCATGGCGCTGGGTCCAATCGCAGCATAATTTTCACAATCACAGTTTGGGCAGCCATATCCGCAATGGCTTTCATGCGGTGGCCGTCAATGAACGGCGCGAGGCGTATGCCCCCGTGATGTGGGATTGCCCGCCCGGATGGTCTGGGAACATGGAACAGGTTTGGTTTCGCGGCAATCATGCGGATGTTGGCGGTCAGGTTGGCGATTTTCCAGATGCGCGGCCTTTGTCGAATATCCCGCTTGTCTGGATGCTGGACCGGCTATCGGCCTGCGGTGTGCCCTTGCCCGATGACTGGCGGGGGCGTTTTCCGCAGGATGTGAACGCGCCCTCGATAGGGAATTGGCATGGCTGGGCCAAAATATTCTTGTCCCGCCGCAAGCGCATCATTGGACGGGACATGTCAGAGCGTTTGCATGACACAGTTGCTGATCTGGACAGCCCGAAAAGAGGATTTTCGTCTATCGTGGCCAGATTATCCTCGGCTGAGCAATGA